The following coding sequences lie in one Methanopyrus sp. SNP6 genomic window:
- a CDS encoding DUF512 domain-containing protein — protein sequence MSTEWVTRHLDYDGEKTWLIESHGPPSDPTPPCSPTCRHCYATQLPPDARRRLVIDELSMYPSDLVNHPKLEDVVRRARELVESRENLPLKVITSGKFLTERKLRTLLRYVDQLDFHLLSTDPSERAKLTRESVREAARVLELVRKAAREVDTVANVVAVPDYNLNSLPMILRDLDDWDLRKCVVIPVGVTRYNREGIRPPTSDEIRFLWETCRRMDRELDLDVVPCDSLVPLEEYLKSLNDLASQCAEALGGVDSKIGLITGEMFGLVIEELCRTTNEKLGREVLEPVTVENRYFGGNIGCAGLLTGEDILRELERRDLDVAIVPRISVELGSFIDGVTIFEVSLHAGCEIVVGPERLEDLPDVLAEIPHQ from the coding sequence GTGAGTACGGAGTGGGTGACTCGACACCTGGATTACGACGGGGAGAAGACCTGGCTGATCGAGTCTCACGGTCCTCCGAGTGATCCCACACCGCCATGCTCGCCGACCTGTCGGCATTGTTATGCCACCCAACTCCCACCGGATGCCCGACGCCGTCTCGTCATCGACGAGTTATCCATGTACCCATCCGATCTGGTGAACCATCCGAAGCTGGAAGACGTGGTTCGCCGGGCGCGCGAGCTTGTGGAAAGCCGAGAGAACCTACCGCTCAAGGTGATAACTTCCGGAAAATTCCTGACGGAGCGAAAGCTCCGGACTCTCCTACGGTACGTCGATCAACTAGACTTCCACCTCCTTTCCACCGATCCATCGGAACGCGCCAAGCTGACCCGGGAGAGCGTCCGCGAAGCCGCACGTGTGTTGGAGCTGGTCCGAAAGGCTGCACGTGAGGTCGATACCGTCGCTAACGTCGTGGCCGTACCCGACTACAACTTGAACTCCCTACCCATGATCCTACGGGATCTCGACGACTGGGACCTCCGTAAGTGCGTGGTGATTCCGGTCGGGGTCACTAGGTACAACCGGGAAGGTATTCGGCCCCCCACGTCCGATGAAATTCGGTTCCTGTGGGAGACGTGCCGACGGATGGATCGCGAGTTGGACCTCGACGTGGTCCCCTGCGACAGTCTGGTCCCGTTAGAGGAATATTTGAAGAGTCTAAACGATCTGGCGTCACAATGCGCCGAAGCCCTCGGCGGCGTCGACTCTAAGATAGGACTGATCACCGGCGAGATGTTCGGACTTGTCATCGAGGAATTATGTCGGACTACGAACGAGAAGCTGGGGCGTGAAGTCTTAGAACCTGTAACAGTGGAAAATCGGTACTTCGGCGGTAACATCGGGTGCGCCGGACTACTCACGGGTGAGGACATCCTCCGAGAACTTGAGCGTAGGGATCTAGACGTGGCCATCGTGCCGCGGATATCCGTGGAACTCGGGTCGTTCATCGACGGTGTCACGATCTTCGAGGTGTCACTACACGCCGGGTGTGAGATCGTGGTCGGACCGGAACGATTGGAGGATCTGCCCGACGTGCTCGCCGAGATTCCTCACCAGTGA
- a CDS encoding helicase-related protein, translating into MGVRWELEWEGEKPEGAGIPLSRFSKRLPDVEAYRHQVETVEAFENGHVLLTAGMGAGKTEAALAAIEHEHTFPAVFVYPTKALARDQAERMIQYGYDVVIADGDHPGWRAKVQEAEIVVTNPQMIWIHARRGLQFWEFLTDVARCLVWDEVHFYGPKQVNLLLGIVRALRDRRHLFMSGTVGHPDYFCGEVERATGETCTHVRGRGKMAPRKFVVRNTAKMADLLEDIIRYALEDPKTLVFFRTRTQAEHAYQVLCRRYGLEEYVTLHHGALPRDERRRAEREFKRGRASVMITVKTLEVGIDVGSVIRVVHYGIPDRVSDFWQREGRAGRRGQEAESVIYPADPWTSFVTKTPRRFREAYLEGKVERILAYAQSHLAAPPWSNPTESFYGEKGSYRVVREDDSRAVLRDQVDPEDVPRAWAPGCAFRAAGEIWVVSEPPDRKTLTIPAVPVEEYDPTVAQLIEEGWWTYPRIEVHVEGEGKCGIGYVELRWTDTVLSPPPDEPERPIPLERGDITIRVKAYYIRLEDSDLRRRVGTDSAEHAVHALNYALKLKHGVPLSLLNHYVHCPEESDKEAFLLIYESPPAVMPMLEWKSAVEEAIELARKEDPRNLRLPRCPWPEEDVVTFESSVERYLLGILRLVEKLRKREGLPGGVGGQPKYRE; encoded by the coding sequence ATGGGAGTTCGGTGGGAGCTCGAATGGGAGGGTGAAAAACCGGAAGGTGCCGGAATTCCGCTCTCGAGGTTCTCGAAACGGCTCCCGGACGTAGAGGCCTACAGACATCAGGTTGAGACCGTAGAGGCGTTCGAGAACGGCCACGTTCTACTGACCGCGGGAATGGGTGCTGGAAAAACCGAGGCGGCTCTCGCGGCGATAGAGCACGAACATACCTTTCCTGCAGTTTTCGTGTATCCGACTAAGGCTCTCGCCCGTGATCAGGCCGAACGGATGATCCAGTACGGCTACGACGTGGTTATCGCCGACGGTGACCACCCGGGATGGCGCGCCAAGGTTCAGGAAGCCGAGATCGTCGTTACAAACCCACAGATGATCTGGATTCACGCCCGTCGAGGGCTTCAGTTCTGGGAGTTCCTGACCGACGTCGCGCGGTGCCTCGTGTGGGACGAAGTCCACTTCTACGGTCCCAAACAGGTGAACCTGTTGCTCGGGATCGTTCGCGCGCTCCGGGATCGCCGGCACCTGTTCATGTCCGGAACCGTGGGACACCCGGATTACTTCTGCGGCGAGGTCGAGCGAGCCACCGGTGAGACCTGCACGCACGTCCGCGGTAGGGGGAAGATGGCACCCCGTAAGTTCGTGGTTCGAAATACCGCCAAAATGGCCGATCTCCTGGAAGATATCATCAGATACGCCCTGGAGGACCCGAAGACGTTGGTATTCTTCAGAACCCGGACACAGGCGGAACACGCTTACCAGGTACTATGCCGACGGTACGGACTAGAAGAATACGTCACACTACATCACGGGGCGCTCCCCCGGGACGAGCGCCGACGTGCCGAGCGGGAGTTCAAGCGAGGTCGTGCCTCCGTGATGATTACAGTGAAGACGCTCGAGGTCGGCATCGACGTGGGGTCCGTAATTCGAGTCGTGCACTACGGGATCCCTGACCGCGTCTCCGACTTCTGGCAGCGGGAAGGACGTGCCGGCAGGCGCGGTCAGGAGGCGGAGTCCGTGATCTACCCGGCCGACCCTTGGACTTCGTTCGTGACCAAGACTCCGAGGAGATTCCGCGAGGCCTACCTGGAGGGCAAAGTCGAACGCATACTGGCTTACGCCCAGTCGCACTTGGCCGCACCACCTTGGAGTAATCCGACCGAGTCGTTCTACGGGGAAAAGGGATCGTACCGGGTGGTCCGCGAGGACGACTCACGGGCCGTTCTCAGGGACCAAGTCGATCCCGAAGACGTGCCAAGGGCTTGGGCCCCGGGATGCGCGTTCAGGGCCGCCGGCGAGATCTGGGTCGTCAGCGAACCACCCGACCGGAAGACCCTCACGATCCCGGCCGTCCCCGTGGAGGAGTACGATCCCACCGTAGCACAGCTTATCGAGGAAGGTTGGTGGACTTATCCCAGAATCGAGGTCCACGTCGAGGGAGAGGGGAAGTGCGGAATAGGGTACGTCGAGCTCCGGTGGACGGACACGGTACTCTCGCCTCCCCCGGACGAACCCGAGCGGCCTATCCCGCTGGAGCGTGGTGACATCACGATACGCGTGAAGGCGTACTACATTCGCCTGGAAGACTCGGATTTGAGGAGGAGGGTCGGGACCGATTCGGCCGAACACGCGGTTCACGCCCTCAACTATGCCCTGAAGTTGAAACATGGGGTGCCACTCTCACTCTTGAACCATTACGTCCATTGTCCCGAGGAATCCGACAAAGAGGCCTTCCTGCTGATTTACGAGTCACCGCCGGCAGTGATGCCCATGCTGGAGTGGAAGTCTGCGGTCGAAGAGGCCATCGAGCTGGCCAGGAAGGAAGACCCGCGAAACCTGCGGTTACCTCGTTGTCCCTGGCCCGAGGAGGACGTGGTAACGTTCGAGAGTTCGGTCGAGCGGTACTTGCTCGGAATACTGCGGCTAGTTGAAAAGTTACGGAAAAGGGAAGGGCTACCCGGCGGTGTCGGAGGACAGCCGAAGTATAGGGAGTAG